Part of the Bacteroidota bacterium genome is shown below.
GGAAGCTATTCACCTGTGGTAGAAGTCACAACGCAGCCGGTAGCGTCTGGAGTTGAAATCCAGATCAAGGATAATGGTATCGGTGTCTCTCAGGAGAATAGAGAGAAGATCTTTGAGCCTTTCTTCACGACAACTCGAAGAACCGGGTTGGGGCTGTCGCTGGCGCATGACATTATTACGCAACGCCACGCCGGTGAATTGCGGTTTGAAAGCACTGAAGGGGAAGGCACAACGTTTATTATAACACTTCCTTACCGCGGCATTCGCAACGTCAGCTAATCCTTATCGGTACAGAGGGAGCCTTTCGCCAGACAAGACCTGGTCGCAAAACGAAGTTGCTGATTCCTGGTTTTGTGTAGGCGGGCTGTCAGGGATGTAGTCGCCGTGCCCAGCATTTCTGGCATCGCGAATCTGGGTATGGGCGACGTTCCTTGGGACGGCATACTGCCGGCGAGCACGCGGACCATGGTAGCCAAGTGCACTGCCAAAGTCTTCGTCGCGCCAAAACACAAAGGACTGCAGCAAATCGCCGGCGGGATACGCGTACTTGAGGACACTGTCTTTCCGCGAAGCCAGAACTGTTACCCGGTTACAGCGCTGCATGGCTGCCTTGTAGCCATTTGGCACCGCCAGGGAATAGTCATCCACAGCTGCTGCCATCATGCACACCTGATCAGCAAAATAACCGAGCCGGCCAACTCGATTGATGGCTTCGAGGGCAACGCGTGCACCCAGACTATGCGTTGCAAAAGAGATTTTCGTGTTGCGGTGTAAATGATCGGAAATGAAGCGTGCCAGATAAAACCCTGTATCGTCTGCATCGCGCCCTTCAAAGGAGTAACTGATAGCGCCAGACCAGTGGTCGCCGGCCCATAATACAGACACAAGCGCCGCATCACGCATACGGGGGAGCTTGCGCGCCAGGTTATCCATTGCAATGCGGCCTTCTGCCCGATCCAGGTTGAAACCATGCACAAGAAAGACAATTTCGCGTGCGCGCTGTAACTGGTCGATACGGCCCCGTCGTAATTGGCCAGGTACAACAGCACCGCTCACATTTGCGCTCCTGAAATCAAGTTCAAATACCATCGATCAACCCCGTAATGCTGAAACTGCCGCCTGCAGGGCAGAGGAGAGGTCTTTTGCTATAGGTGCAAAGGGCACCGCTGCAAGGCCAACGATGACCGCCAGAAACATCATGTCCAGATAATAGCCAACGCCGGCTGCAATAAGTAGCGCTGCACAGGATGCCACAACACGCAGTTTCCCCGAATAATGGTTTTCAGCAAGCATCATTGCTGCATCTATCCGTGCATCAACGGCAAGTTCAAACCGACCGAGTATATTGCGGTCCTTGTCTGTAATGGGTTCAGAA
Proteins encoded:
- a CDS encoding alpha/beta hydrolase yields the protein MVFELDFRSANVSGAVVPGQLRRGRIDQLQRAREIVFLVHGFNLDRAEGRIAMDNLARKLPRMRDAALVSVLWAGDHWSGAISYSFEGRDADDTGFYLARFISDHLHRNTKISFATHSLGARVALEAINRVGRLGYFADQVCMMAAAVDDYSLAVPNGYKAAMQRCNRVTVLASRKDSVLKYAYPAGDLLQSFVFWRDEDFGSALGYHGPRARRQYAVPRNVAHTQIRDARNAGHGDYIPDSPPTQNQESATSFCDQVLSGERLPLYR